The Drosophila subobscura isolate 14011-0131.10 chromosome A, UCBerk_Dsub_1.0, whole genome shotgun sequence genome includes the window TATACCCGCCCGCGGTGCCCTTCGCGGCGCCAGTAAGCGGCCCACCAAGCTACAACTATCTGGACGACATACCCTTTCAGCTGTCACCGCAACTGACCACCAAGGACGCCAGTCTCAGTGCCGAGCAGCAGATGGACGCCGCTCTGGCCCTCCTAACGCGCCAGGTGTCCGTCGATCGTCTGGCCGAGGAGTACACCTTCGCCCTGGAGCGCTCCGTGCAGAAAGATAGCAACTAAAAGAGCAGTTTACATATATActagacacaaacacacacacaaatagcTTTAAATTATGTAGTTTTAATGGAAGTAAATGATTTAATGTTGTAGGACGAGAGATTTGTGAAGGGTTCACCCCACAGAGGAAAAAGACATTCCGTCTCTCGTTCATTCAACGGAGGACATACAGCTCCAAAGTATTTCGAGtttcatttaacaaaaataagcacatttttcggttttttttctatctTTTTTGCCAAGTTTCTGTGTGATtccaatttgaatttgtttgtaaacaatGGCCAGCTCCAATTTGTCCGATTGGGATGAGCCGCTGCCGACATCGACAAGCGAGGaggtcgaggaggaggatccgGACTACTGCAGTCCAAGCAATCGTcagcgcaggcagcaggagaacgTGGACAAGATATATTCGTATGTGCGCCGCATGGCCTATCAGCCATCCAGGCCGCCCAAGACACTAACCGGCGATGTGGCCAGATCGCAGCCCAAGAAGAATCAGCTGATCGACACAATCAAGGACTACTACAACCCAAAGCAGCGCCACGCGCATCAAGCGGCTTCTGGGCAAGTAAAATGCCATAACCACAGAGTAAGTGCACAAAAGGCAGGAGCAAGTGCTGGGCTCCAACGATGTTCTTTCGCTGCAGACAGCTGGCTGAGGTACTCAAGAGCAACGAGACAAAGGAGCGACGCAAGGAGGACTTCTTGAAGCGCACGCATGAGCTGTACCAC containing:
- the LOC117890351 gene encoding uncharacterized protein LOC117890351, whose translation is MFSVFGKRKPATTPTEEVIQGPADAPRPSTGDDFVFIERKPSPAAPGRIYPPAVPFAAPVSGPPSYNYLDDIPFQLSPQLTTKDASLSAEQQMDAALALLTRQVSVDRLAEEYTFALERSVQKDSN
- the LOC117890342 gene encoding LOW QUALITY PROTEIN: uncharacterized protein LOC117890342 (The sequence of the model RefSeq protein was modified relative to this genomic sequence to represent the inferred CDS: inserted 2 bases in 1 codon; substituted 1 base at 1 genomic stop codon), yielding MASSNLSDWDEPLPTSTSEEVEEEDPDYCSPSNRQRRQQENVDKIYSYVRRMAYQPSRPPKTLTGDVARSQPKKNQLIDTIKDYYNPKXSATRIKRLLGKXNAITTEQLAEVLKSNETKERRKEDFLKRTHELYHCTLTKLERQCLTRYLNVLINKFARFIAHLATTMRIPPQLFDPEHLLQRLASLTLCSVS